A region of Chitinophaga horti DNA encodes the following proteins:
- the rocD gene encoding ornithine--oxo-acid transaminase: protein MAPGFTISERSQHYLSLEEQYGAHNYHPLPVVLDRGEGVFLWDVDDKRYYDFLSGYSAVNQGHCHPKIVSSLIHQAQRLTLTSRAFHSDMLGEYTRYITDYFEYDKVLPMNTGVEAVETALKLCRRWGYLVKGIPENQAKVIICANNFHGRTLNVISFSTDPSARSGFGPFMPGYEIIPYNNLPALEKALQDKNVAGFLVEPIQGEAGVVVPDEGYLAKARQYCSDAKVLFLADEIQTGLARTGAMLACDHENVRPDILILGKALSGGMLPVSAVLADDEIMLTIKPGEHGSTYGGNPLACKVAITALGVLKEEKMAENAVAMGELLRTGIRNIQSPHTSLVRGKGLLNAIVIKHANADAAWDLCLALKENGLLAKPTHGDKIRFAPPLTINASQIEECVNIIAHSLKTLD from the coding sequence ATGGCACCTGGATTCACGATCAGCGAGAGATCGCAACATTACCTGTCACTGGAAGAACAGTATGGCGCACACAATTATCACCCGCTGCCGGTGGTGTTGGACCGTGGAGAAGGTGTTTTTTTATGGGATGTGGATGACAAAAGATATTACGACTTCCTTTCCGGCTACTCCGCTGTAAACCAGGGGCACTGCCATCCGAAGATCGTATCGTCCCTCATTCACCAGGCGCAGCGACTAACGCTTACTTCCCGCGCTTTTCACAGTGATATGCTGGGCGAATATACCAGGTACATCACCGATTACTTCGAGTACGATAAAGTGCTGCCGATGAACACCGGCGTAGAAGCCGTGGAAACCGCCCTCAAACTGTGCCGCCGCTGGGGTTACCTGGTGAAAGGCATCCCCGAAAACCAGGCGAAGGTGATCATCTGCGCTAACAATTTTCATGGCCGCACCCTGAACGTTATTTCTTTTAGTACTGATCCTTCCGCTCGTTCCGGCTTCGGTCCGTTCATGCCAGGCTACGAAATCATTCCGTATAATAATTTACCCGCCCTGGAAAAAGCGCTGCAGGACAAAAATGTAGCAGGCTTTTTGGTAGAACCTATCCAGGGTGAAGCGGGTGTGGTAGTACCCGACGAAGGTTATCTTGCCAAAGCCCGCCAGTACTGTAGCGATGCGAAGGTATTGTTCCTGGCAGATGAGATCCAGACGGGATTGGCCCGTACAGGCGCCATGCTGGCCTGCGATCACGAAAACGTGCGGCCCGACATTCTCATTTTGGGCAAAGCCCTCTCAGGCGGCATGCTGCCGGTGTCGGCGGTGCTCGCAGATGATGAGATCATGCTCACCATCAAACCGGGCGAACATGGCTCCACGTACGGCGGTAACCCGCTGGCCTGCAAAGTAGCCATTACGGCGCTGGGCGTGCTAAAGGAAGAGAAGATGGCAGAAAATGCTGTGGCAATGGGCGAACTGTTACGTACGGGCATCCGGAACATCCAGTCGCCGCACACTTCTCTCGTGCGTGGCAAAGGATTACTGAACGCCATCGTTATCAAACACGCGAATGCAGACGCAGCCTGGGACCTGTGCCTCGCGCTAAAGGAAAACGGACTGCTGGCAAAGCCAACGCACGGCGACAAAATACGATTCGCGCCACCACTGACTATCAACGCATCACAAATAGAGGAGTGCGTAAACATTATCGCACACAGCCTCAAAACATTAGATTAA
- a CDS encoding acyl-CoA-binding protein — translation MELREQFEAAVANSKTLAEKPDNDILLQLYSLYKQATEGDLNSEPPANPFDFVARAKYDAWASLKGKDATTAMQEYIALVNKLRGEA, via the coding sequence ATGGAACTCCGCGAACAATTCGAAGCAGCCGTCGCCAATAGCAAAACCCTGGCGGAAAAACCTGATAACGACATCCTTTTACAACTCTACTCTCTTTATAAGCAGGCTACCGAAGGCGACCTCAATAGCGAGCCGCCCGCTAATCCTTTCGATTTCGTGGCCCGCGCCAAATACGACGCCTGGGCATCGCTAAAAGGTAAAGACGCCACCACTGCCATGCAGGAGTACATTGCACTGGTAAACAAGCTCCGCGGCGAGGCGTAG
- a CDS encoding VIT1/CCC1 transporter family protein, with amino-acid sequence MTKQEKAIRSTGWRTDFLLGFPDGLLVILFSSQLLWDKGLNVQDFYYIHFIIIAAVTALLVVTTFFANRGNADHDGGTMTPEEKQKLKKLDIADHVIDHIGTEMEEDQKKWEDMLVKEQVQEVHYHPPSAFRSAVLTGFFFIVGAFLPLLPFFINENFEAASRAGLMTGLLAMLVFAYVKSRMTKQRPIPMAIRQMLIGGAVVLGVYIISLAWNMA; translated from the coding sequence ATGACGAAACAAGAAAAAGCAATTCGCAGCACCGGTTGGAGGACCGACTTCCTGCTGGGCTTCCCCGATGGATTACTGGTGATTTTATTCAGCTCGCAGCTCCTTTGGGACAAAGGACTGAACGTGCAGGACTTCTATTACATTCACTTCATTATTATAGCGGCCGTTACTGCCTTGCTGGTGGTGACAACCTTTTTCGCCAACCGCGGCAACGCCGACCACGATGGCGGCACCATGACGCCGGAGGAAAAACAGAAACTGAAGAAACTGGACATTGCCGACCATGTGATCGATCACATCGGCACCGAAATGGAAGAAGATCAGAAGAAGTGGGAAGATATGCTGGTGAAGGAACAAGTGCAGGAAGTGCATTATCATCCGCCAAGCGCGTTTCGCAGCGCTGTGCTGACGGGCTTCTTTTTCATAGTAGGTGCATTTTTGCCACTACTCCCCTTCTTTATAAACGAAAACTTTGAAGCCGCATCCAGGGCAGGTTTAATGACCGGCTTGCTGGCGATGTTGGTGTTCGCGTACGTGAAATCACGTATGACCAAACAACGCCCTATCCCGATGGCCATCCGCCAGATGCTGATCGGTGGTGCCGTAGTGTTAGGCGTTTATATCATCTCCCTGGCCTGGAACATGGCCTAA
- a CDS encoding S9 family peptidase has protein sequence MAICCLSALNTAQAQMPGEGFKWTSDGQSFYSLENDGIYTISLKDLKSTPALALSELKDATGKSLSIRDFAFSADEKQVLIFANTRKVWRYHTRGDYWLYNIATKKLQQLGKGRPEASLMFAKFSPDGKKVAYVSDRNIYVEDVATGIIQPLTKDGTRRFINGTFDWVYEEEFGCRDGFRWSPDSKSIAFWQIDATKIRDFYMINNTDSIYSHIVPVEYPKVGQSPSACRVGVIDINTKKTTWLQVPGDAQQHYIPRMEWLPGKNELILQQLDRKQQVGKLMLAQAATGKTQTIWQERDSAWLDVKSRWDDDKISGWDWLQGGKSFLWVSEKDGWRHLYSITADGKQEKLITKGNYDVIKINRIDEANNAIYFMASPDNATQAYLYKVNLDGTGTAQRLTPADAPGTHEYQVSPNGAFAFHSMESHLKRGQSSIVSLPDHRTIRELNAGSANAGQNVSFFQVTTADGVTMDGWMVKPLNFDSTKKYPVVFYVYGEPAGTTVTDNGAAGYNRLYAGNMAKDGYIYISLDNRGTPAPKGRAWRKSIYRKVGIINARDQAMGAKEIMKWPFVDASRIAVWGWSGGGSMTLNLLFQYPEIYSTGISIAAVGNQLTYDNIYQERYMGLPQENREDFVKGSPITYAANLKGKLLYIHGTGDDNVHYQNAEMLINELIKNGKQFQMMAYPNRTHSINEGAGTTGHLSQLYTNFLKEHCPPGGR, from the coding sequence TTGGCGATTTGTTGCCTCTCTGCCCTCAACACCGCCCAGGCACAGATGCCCGGCGAAGGATTTAAATGGACCAGCGACGGCCAGTCATTCTACAGTCTTGAGAACGACGGCATCTACACCATCAGCCTGAAAGACCTGAAAAGCACACCTGCCTTAGCTTTATCCGAATTGAAGGACGCAACCGGCAAAAGCCTTAGTATCAGGGACTTTGCCTTTTCTGCCGACGAAAAACAAGTGCTCATATTTGCGAATACCCGCAAAGTATGGCGTTATCATACGCGTGGTGATTACTGGTTGTATAATATCGCCACTAAAAAGCTACAACAGCTTGGCAAAGGGCGCCCCGAGGCTTCTTTGATGTTCGCTAAGTTTTCGCCGGACGGTAAAAAGGTGGCGTATGTGAGTGACCGTAATATATATGTTGAAGATGTGGCAACTGGCATTATTCAGCCACTTACCAAAGACGGTACCCGCCGGTTCATTAACGGTACTTTCGATTGGGTATACGAAGAGGAATTTGGCTGCCGCGATGGTTTTCGCTGGAGCCCGGACAGTAAGTCCATCGCCTTCTGGCAGATAGACGCGACCAAGATCCGCGACTTCTACATGATCAATAATACCGATTCTATTTACTCCCACATCGTGCCGGTGGAATATCCTAAAGTAGGCCAAAGCCCGTCTGCCTGCCGTGTAGGCGTGATCGACATCAACACAAAAAAGACCACCTGGCTGCAGGTGCCCGGCGATGCACAGCAGCATTATATTCCGCGTATGGAATGGCTGCCCGGCAAAAATGAATTGATTCTCCAGCAACTGGACCGCAAACAGCAGGTAGGTAAACTGATGCTCGCACAGGCAGCTACCGGTAAAACACAAACGATCTGGCAGGAGCGCGACAGTGCCTGGCTGGATGTAAAGAGCCGCTGGGACGATGATAAGATATCTGGCTGGGACTGGCTGCAGGGCGGTAAATCGTTCCTGTGGGTGAGTGAAAAAGACGGATGGCGCCACCTGTACAGCATTACCGCCGACGGTAAACAGGAAAAACTGATCACGAAAGGCAACTATGACGTGATCAAGATCAACCGCATAGATGAAGCGAACAACGCCATCTATTTTATGGCTTCGCCGGACAACGCCACACAGGCCTACCTGTACAAAGTAAACCTCGACGGCACCGGAACGGCACAACGGTTAACACCTGCCGATGCTCCAGGTACGCATGAATACCAGGTGAGCCCGAACGGCGCTTTTGCCTTTCATAGTATGGAAAGCCACCTCAAACGGGGCCAGAGCAGTATTGTCAGCCTGCCCGATCATAGAACAATCCGCGAACTGAACGCCGGCAGCGCCAATGCCGGCCAAAACGTGTCCTTCTTCCAGGTAACTACCGCCGACGGTGTTACGATGGACGGCTGGATGGTGAAGCCGTTGAACTTCGATTCTACCAAAAAATACCCTGTTGTATTTTATGTATATGGCGAACCTGCCGGTACCACTGTGACCGATAACGGCGCCGCCGGTTACAACCGCCTGTACGCCGGCAACATGGCAAAGGACGGTTACATCTACATTTCGCTTGACAACCGCGGCACACCTGCACCGAAAGGTCGCGCATGGCGCAAGTCCATCTACCGCAAAGTGGGTATTATAAATGCCCGCGACCAGGCGATGGGTGCTAAGGAAATCATGAAATGGCCGTTCGTAGATGCCAGCCGCATTGCGGTTTGGGGCTGGAGTGGTGGCGGCTCCATGACGCTCAACCTGTTGTTCCAATACCCGGAAATTTACAGCACCGGCATTTCTATTGCCGCAGTAGGCAATCAACTCACTTACGACAATATTTACCAGGAGCGTTACATGGGCCTGCCACAGGAAAACCGCGAGGACTTTGTAAAAGGTTCGCCCATCACTTACGCCGCCAACCTGAAAGGCAAGCTGTTGTACATTCACGGCACCGGTGACGATAACGTACATTACCAGAATGCGGAAATGCTGATCAACGAGTTGATCAAAAACGGCAAACAGTTCCAGATGATGGCTTATCCGAACAGGACGCATAGTATTAATGAAGGTGCGGGTACAACCGGGCACCTGTCACAATTGTATACTAACTTTTTGAAGGAGCATTGTCCTCCGGGAGGGAGGTAA